In the Patescibacteria group bacterium genome, one interval contains:
- the trxA gene encoding thioredoxin, which produces MEKDLFIELNDSKWKNEIIKAEKPVLIDFYAPWCGSCKALEPTLKAFALKYQNKLKFAKLNVDQNPKIANLNHVMGLPTLLLYNQGKIVTNLTRVQSLAQIEKQLEKHL; this is translated from the coding sequence ATGGAAAAAGATCTCTTTATTGAATTAAATGATTCAAAATGGAAAAATGAAATTATTAAAGCCGAAAAGCCGGTCTTAATTGATTTTTATGCCCCATGGTGCGGTTCATGCAAAGCCTTAGAACCAACCCTTAAAGCCTTTGCTTTAAAATATCAAAATAAACTTAAATTTGCAAAATTAAACGTTGATCAAAATCCCAAAATTGCCAACCTAAACCATGTGATGGGTTTACCAACCTTATTATTATATAATCAGGGTAAGATTGTGACTAATTTAACCAGAGTTCAATCATTAGCCCAAATAGAAAAACAACTTGAAAAGCATCTTTAA
- a CDS encoding vitamin B12-dependent ribonucleotide reductase, whose protein sequence is MASQKKISPKLKLNLDETHWPGKNKMPDDLSEPILSDNAREILIKRYLIKDDDGNPLESPKELFWRVAYYIAAADLKYNKKTDHLKLAREYYQLISTTDFLPNSPTLRGAGREIHQLSACFVLPIEDTMDGIFTTLHDMALIHKGGGGTGFSFGKLRPEGDIVGVTGGIAGGPISFMRIFDSVAQEVMQGGVRVGANMGILPITHPDIQKFINCKKDGASFRNFNLSVAVTDDFMERVEKGENYDLINPRTNEKMDRLNAKEIFNEIIENAWTNGDPGIIFIDSMNRDNPTPALGKIESTNPCGEQPLLPYESCNLGSINLSRLVTLDKINWDKLKNIVHLAVRFLDNVIDVNKYAVREVEKITKANRKIGLGVMGFADMLAQLEIPYASEKAVVLAQKVMGFIQRESQNASHQLAKKRGPFPNFKNSIYAKKEPIRNATITTIAPTGTLSLIGGCSGGIEPFFALAYKKKSLFNKDGSASLEQIYVNQTFENIAKKIGFYSRDLLEKVIDTGSVADLKEVSKKYKDIFATAGEIDPEWHIKMQAAFQTHVDNAVSKTINFANKATIEDVKNVYLTAYKTKCKGITIYRDGSRDVQVLTKGKHDNQIIKTTPDNDLILDTSITHQKLAPRERPDKIAGMTYKVITGYGNMYVTINEDEFGDPFEIFTHIGKSGGFFAAKAEAISRLISLALRSGIDAHEIVDQLKGIRGPNPAWGEKGMVLSMPDAIGQILDLHIKKNQEQLSLDNYQKQINPENLENPNQENLISAGSNNDAPDNHQSAEKLKTLADLGDAPACPECHEVLELGEGCLKCHFCGYSKCA, encoded by the coding sequence GTGGCATCTCAAAAAAAAATCAGCCCTAAACTAAAACTTAATCTTGATGAAACCCATTGGCCTGGCAAAAATAAAATGCCGGATGATCTATCTGAACCAATTTTATCCGACAATGCGCGAGAAATTTTAATTAAGCGTTATTTAATTAAGGATGATGATGGGAATCCTTTGGAATCACCCAAGGAATTATTTTGGCGCGTCGCTTATTATATTGCCGCCGCCGATCTCAAATATAATAAAAAAACAGATCATCTTAAACTAGCGCGTGAATATTATCAATTAATCTCAACCACGGATTTTTTACCAAATTCCCCGACTTTACGAGGCGCTGGCAGGGAGATTCACCAATTATCGGCTTGTTTTGTTTTACCTATCGAAGACACTATGGATGGAATTTTCACGACGCTACATGATATGGCGCTAATTCACAAAGGTGGGGGAGGGACTGGTTTTTCCTTTGGAAAACTTCGACCAGAGGGGGATATCGTGGGGGTAACTGGTGGAATTGCGGGCGGCCCAATTTCATTTATGCGTATTTTTGACTCTGTGGCCCAAGAAGTGATGCAAGGTGGCGTTCGAGTTGGTGCTAATATGGGTATTTTACCAATTACTCATCCGGATATTCAAAAATTTATTAATTGTAAAAAGGACGGCGCCTCATTCCGCAATTTTAATCTTTCGGTGGCCGTGACTGATGATTTTATGGAGAGAGTTGAAAAAGGTGAGAATTATGATTTAATTAATCCCCGAACTAATGAAAAAATGGATCGCCTTAATGCTAAAGAAATTTTTAATGAAATTATCGAAAATGCTTGGACTAATGGTGATCCTGGGATTATATTTATTGACAGCATGAACCGAGATAATCCCACCCCGGCTTTGGGAAAAATTGAATCAACTAATCCTTGTGGAGAACAACCCCTTTTACCATATGAATCGTGTAATTTGGGTTCAATAAATTTATCTCGTCTGGTTACTTTGGATAAAATTAATTGGGATAAATTAAAAAATATTGTACATCTGGCGGTGAGATTTTTAGATAATGTCATTGATGTTAATAAGTATGCCGTCCGCGAGGTTGAAAAAATTACCAAAGCTAATCGAAAAATTGGTTTAGGAGTAATGGGTTTTGCCGACATGCTGGCGCAATTAGAGATTCCATATGCCTCCGAAAAGGCCGTTGTTTTAGCTCAAAAAGTGATGGGTTTTATCCAACGTGAATCTCAAAATGCCTCCCACCAATTAGCTAAAAAACGTGGTCCCTTTCCGAATTTTAAAAATAGTATTTATGCCAAAAAAGAACCAATCAGAAATGCCACCATCACCACCATTGCGCCTACTGGAACCCTATCATTAATTGGCGGTTGTTCAGGAGGTATTGAACCATTTTTTGCCTTAGCTTATAAGAAAAAATCATTATTCAATAAAGATGGTTCAGCATCTTTAGAGCAAATTTATGTCAACCAGACTTTTGAAAATATCGCTAAAAAAATAGGTTTTTATTCGCGAGATTTATTAGAAAAAGTAATCGATACCGGGTCTGTCGCTGATCTTAAAGAGGTTTCGAAAAAATATAAAGATATTTTTGCTACCGCTGGCGAAATTGATCCTGAATGGCATATTAAAATGCAAGCGGCTTTTCAGACACATGTTGATAATGCGGTTTCAAAAACGATTAATTTTGCCAACAAGGCCACCATTGAAGATGTTAAAAATGTTTATTTAACCGCTTATAAAACTAAATGCAAAGGGATTACGATTTATCGAGATGGTTCTCGGGATGTCCAGGTTTTAACTAAAGGCAAACATGATAACCAAATTATTAAAACCACTCCAGATAATGATCTAATTTTGGATACTTCAATTACTCATCAAAAATTAGCACCCCGAGAACGACCCGATAAAATTGCCGGTATGACTTATAAGGTTATTACTGGCTATGGTAATATGTATGTAACGATTAATGAAGATGAATTTGGCGATCCATTTGAAATTTTTACCCATATTGGTAAATCCGGTGGGTTCTTTGCTGCCAAGGCTGAAGCAATTTCCAGGTTAATCTCCTTAGCACTCCGTTCTGGAATTGATGCCCATGAAATCGTTGACCAATTAAAAGGGATTCGTGGCCCAAATCCAGCGTGGGGCGAAAAAGGGATGGTTTTATCAATGCCAGATGCCATTGGTCAAATATTAGATTTGCATATCAAAAAAAATCAAGAACAATTAAGTTTGGATAATTACCAAAAACAAATAAATCCAGAAAATTTAGAAAATCCAAATCAAGAAAATTTAATATCTGCAGGCTCAAACAATGATGCGCCCGACAATCACCAATCAGCCGAAAAACTTAAAACTCTCGCTGATTTAGGCGATGCGCCGGCTTGCCCAGAATGCCATGAAGTTTTAGAATTAGGGGAGGGGTGTTTAAAATGTCATTTTTGCGGTTATTCAAAATGCGCTTAA
- the ftsZ gene encoding cell division protein FtsZ, translated as MKPIDNSKPAIVKPSGPVEASKVDTFALIKVIGVGGGGCSAINRMIQSKLHGVDFIAVNTDAQALAHNEASTKVQIGKETTRGLGAGANPEIGRKAIEENKEEIYDVIKGSDMVFVTCGLGGGTGTGSAPMIAEIAKELGALTVGVVTKPFAFEGQRRAKIAELGLEELKDKVDTLITIPNDRLLSIIDKKTSLFDAFMIVDDVLRQGVQGISDLIILHGIINVDFADVRAVMSDAGSALMGIGRASGDNRAMEAAHAAIESPLLDLSIEGAKGILFNITGGPDLSMYEIDEAAKAITEAADQDANIIFGAIIDDAMQGEIKITVVAAGFEGRLRHEEKKREMTTVQQFPDTSSLENPVEDDSFSASPFAPEPAKPEEEEDELEVPAFIRKKLK; from the coding sequence ATGAAGCCGATCGATAATTCAAAACCCGCGATCGTGAAACCTTCTGGTCCCGTGGAAGCATCAAAAGTGGATACGTTTGCCTTAATCAAAGTTATTGGTGTTGGCGGTGGAGGCTGTTCAGCCATCAATCGTATGATCCAGTCCAAATTGCACGGAGTGGATTTTATTGCTGTCAATACTGATGCTCAAGCTTTAGCTCATAACGAAGCCTCAACTAAGGTACAAATTGGTAAAGAAACAACCCGTGGCTTGGGAGCCGGTGCTAATCCTGAAATCGGTCGAAAAGCGATCGAAGAAAACAAAGAAGAAATTTATGATGTAATTAAAGGTTCGGATATGGTTTTTGTCACCTGTGGTTTGGGTGGTGGCACTGGCACCGGATCAGCCCCGATGATTGCTGAAATTGCTAAAGAATTAGGGGCTCTAACTGTTGGTGTGGTGACAAAGCCTTTTGCTTTTGAAGGACAAAGACGCGCTAAAATAGCCGAATTAGGCTTAGAAGAGCTTAAAGATAAGGTTGACACTTTAATTACTATTCCTAATGATCGGTTATTGTCAATTATCGATAAAAAGACTTCATTATTTGACGCTTTTATGATCGTTGATGATGTTTTGAGACAAGGTGTTCAGGGAATTTCAGATTTAATTATCCTTCATGGTATTATTAATGTGGATTTTGCCGATGTGAGAGCGGTGATGTCTGACGCTGGCTCTGCCCTAATGGGTATTGGTCGCGCTTCTGGTGATAATCGAGCCATGGAAGCGGCACATGCCGCCATTGAAAGCCCTTTATTGGATTTATCTATTGAAGGCGCTAAAGGTATTTTATTCAATATTACCGGTGGTCCAGATTTAAGCATGTACGAAATTGATGAAGCAGCCAAAGCCATCACTGAAGCGGCTGATCAAGATGCGAATATCATTTTTGGAGCCATCATCGATGATGCCATGCAAGGCGAAATAAAAATTACAGTTGTTGCTGCCGGTTTTGAAGGACGTCTACGACACGAAGAAAAAAAGCGAGAAATGACCACTGTTCAACAATTTCCGGACACTTCTAGTTTAGAAAACCCCGTCGAAGACGATTCTTTTTCAGCCTCACCCTTTGCCCCAGAGCCTGCAAAACCCGAAGAAGAAGAGGATGAACTCGAGGTTCCGGCCTTTATTCGAAAAAAATTAAAATAA
- the cobO gene encoding cob(I)yrinic acid a,c-diamide adenosyltransferase codes for MKNQGLTQVYTGDGKGKTTAALGLALRALGWNKKVCMIQFIKGDKKIGEIKISKNYLPHFSIHQFSKDTRFILKANKSDQLLAQKTLKHAEKVINSKKFDIVILDEINIAMSLKLITINSVLEIIKSKPKKLELILTGRNAPQKIIDAANLVTEMKMIKHPYYKNIPARKGIDF; via the coding sequence ATGAAAAATCAAGGATTGACACAAGTATATACTGGTGATGGCAAAGGTAAAACTACCGCGGCGTTAGGCTTAGCTCTAAGAGCGTTGGGTTGGAATAAAAAAGTTTGTATGATACAGTTTATAAAGGGTGATAAAAAAATTGGCGAAATCAAAATTTCCAAAAATTATCTGCCGCACTTTTCGATTCATCAATTTTCTAAAGACACGCGTTTTATTTTAAAAGCCAATAAATCAGATCAATTACTTGCTCAAAAAACCCTCAAACACGCGGAGAAAGTAATTAATTCAAAAAAATTTGACATTGTGATACTAGATGAAATTAATATTGCTATGTCGCTAAAATTAATTACAATCAATTCAGTTTTAGAAATAATTAAATCAAAACCTAAAAAACTGGAATTAATTCTAACTGGACGCAATGCTCCTCAAAAAATTATCGATGCCGCAAATTTAGTGACAGAAATGAAAATGATCAAACATCCATATTATAAAAATATTCCAGCACGAAAAGGAATTGATTTTTAA
- a CDS encoding DUF4430 domain-containing protein: MPNVKVTKISSKISTDSRWKIGLVVVIALTAIFVWKDLTTQRTGSENSNPEVLGAQTITYKGVDGKTTLDLLKKDHRVEYSDSSLGVFINSIDGVANSTESYWMYYVDGELGQLAPDKFMTKNNQTIEWKYEKIDNLNI, translated from the coding sequence GTGCCAAACGTAAAAGTTACCAAAATTTCAAGTAAAATTAGTACTGATTCCCGATGGAAAATTGGTTTAGTCGTTGTGATAGCTTTAACTGCTATTTTTGTTTGGAAAGATCTGACCACCCAAAGAACTGGGAGTGAAAATTCAAATCCAGAAGTCCTAGGCGCACAAACCATCACCTACAAAGGTGTTGATGGGAAAACTACTTTGGATTTATTAAAAAAAGATCACCGAGTTGAATATTCTGATTCAAGCTTGGGGGTTTTTATTAATTCAATCGATGGTGTTGCAAACTCAACCGAATCGTATTGGATGTATTATGTTGATGGGGAGTTAGGACAATTAGCACCTGATAAATTTATGACGAAAAATAATCAAACCATTGAATGGAAATATGAAAAAATTGATAATTTAAATATTTAA
- the ftsA gene encoding cell division protein FtsA, with the protein MATSKSMICSLDIGTNKIATLVGQKKESGEIEISGFGLSPSSGVRKGMVTDIEETISAISASLEEAERMAGTPLEKAILSVGGVQISSANSKGVIAVSRADGEISEDDLMRVIEAAKAVSLPANREILHVIPRIYTVDGQDGVKDPVGMTGIRLEVDAHVVSASTPCIKNLTKCVYQAGLDIEELVFSGIATSSAFLSKQQQEIGAAVIDIGAATTTMAVFEEGNILHSAVLPVGSDHITNDIAIGLRTSIDVAEQIKIKNGQATPDDIRESEEIDLSKIDKSEKQKASAVYVAEIIEARLQEIFLLISDELKNIGRDGTLPAGIVLTGGGSKISGICDLAKKTLRLPAQIAKLQVPVTGMIDKLDESIYACSIGLMIWGLGATRSGVITRGGEFNRTASKLKSIFKHFLP; encoded by the coding sequence GTGGCGACATCAAAATCAATGATCTGCAGCTTAGACATTGGCACCAATAAAATTGCCACTTTAGTTGGGCAAAAAAAAGAATCAGGTGAGATTGAAATTTCCGGTTTCGGTCTATCTCCATCATCAGGTGTCAGAAAAGGCATGGTGACTGATATTGAAGAGACTATTTCAGCCATTTCAGCTTCCCTTGAAGAAGCTGAAAGAATGGCGGGAACACCGCTTGAAAAAGCGATACTCTCTGTTGGTGGGGTGCAAATCTCATCAGCAAATAGTAAAGGTGTAATTGCCGTTTCTCGAGCTGATGGCGAAATTTCCGAAGATGATTTAATGCGTGTGATTGAGGCTGCTAAAGCTGTTTCTTTGCCGGCAAATCGAGAAATTCTCCATGTTATCCCTCGAATTTATACTGTCGATGGCCAAGATGGTGTCAAGGATCCGGTTGGTATGACTGGTATTCGACTTGAAGTCGATGCCCACGTTGTCTCAGCCTCAACTCCTTGTATTAAAAATTTAACTAAATGTGTTTATCAAGCCGGCTTGGATATTGAAGAATTAGTATTTTCAGGGATCGCCACCTCGTCAGCCTTTCTTTCCAAACAACAGCAAGAAATTGGTGCCGCCGTGATTGATATTGGTGCCGCCACTACGACAATGGCAGTTTTTGAAGAAGGCAACATTCTTCATTCTGCGGTCTTGCCGGTTGGGTCAGATCATATTACTAATGATATTGCAATTGGCCTTCGAACTTCAATTGATGTTGCCGAACAAATCAAAATTAAAAATGGACAAGCCACCCCAGACGACATTCGCGAATCAGAAGAAATTGATTTATCCAAAATAGATAAATCAGAAAAGCAGAAGGCTTCTGCGGTATATGTGGCCGAAATTATTGAAGCCAGATTACAAGAAATCTTTTTATTAATTTCTGACGAATTAAAAAATATTGGTCGTGATGGTACCTTACCAGCCGGGATTGTTTTAACGGGAGGGGGATCAAAAATATCTGGAATTTGCGATTTAGCCAAAAAAACTCTCAGATTGCCCGCTCAAATAGCAAAATTACAAGTCCCTGTTACGGGTATGATTGACAAGTTAGATGAGAGCATATATGCTTGTAGCATAGGCTTAATGATTTGGGGATTAGGTGCCACCCGTTCCGGAGTCATTACTCGGGGTGGGGAATTTAATCGCACCGCCAGCAAGCTCAAGTCAATCTTTAAGCATTTTTTACCATAG
- a CDS encoding DUF6580 family putative transport protein, which translates to MVYFFIFAGAALRLLPHEPNFTPIAAIALFSGVNLSRKQALIIPILTMLAADIFIGFASFWVTISVYGSFLIISLLGLWLKNHQKIQNMVMVSLTGSFIFFFLTNFAVWAATPWYEKNLQGIINCYYMALPFFRNTVLGDLFYVAVIFGLFELSKLLVSKRSVIWKKISLLN; encoded by the coding sequence ATGGTTTACTTTTTTATTTTTGCCGGTGCCGCCTTGCGTTTACTGCCGCATGAACCAAATTTTACCCCAATTGCAGCAATAGCTTTGTTTTCCGGTGTAAATTTATCTCGAAAGCAAGCTTTAATAATTCCTATTTTAACTATGTTGGCTGCTGATATTTTTATTGGCTTTGCCAGTTTTTGGGTGACAATTTCGGTGTATGGCAGTTTTTTAATTATCAGTTTATTAGGTTTATGGCTTAAAAATCACCAAAAAATTCAAAATATGGTTATGGTCAGCCTTACCGGTTCATTTATCTTTTTCTTTTTAACTAATTTTGCAGTTTGGGCCGCAACGCCGTGGTATGAAAAAAATCTTCAGGGAATAATTAATTGTTATTATATGGCTTTGCCGTTTTTTAGAAATACAGTTTTAGGTGATTTATTCTACGTGGCTGTTATTTTCGGTTTATTTGAATTATCAAAATTATTAGTTTCAAAAAGGAGTGTGATATGGAAAAAGATCTCTTTATTGAATTAA